Proteins from a genomic interval of Desulfofustis limnaeus:
- a CDS encoding 1-deoxy-D-xylulose-5-phosphate reductoisomerase codes for MKRLSVLGSTGSIGVNVLSLVRQFPDRFDIVGLAAGKNLTLLAEQVREFRPLLISVQDEEHAEKAGKLLPEEYRGRIVYGVAGMEQVAALAETDMTVSAVVGAAGLLPTIAAIEAGKDVGLANKETLVVAGRLVMEKVRAKGIRLLPIDSEHSAIFQALEAGRKEDVARIILTASGGPFLHKRTEELGRVSRDEALNHPNWSMGPKITIDSATLMNKGLEVIEARWLFDMVPATINVVVHPQSIVHSLVEFRDGSVLAQLGLPDMRIPIAYALSYPERMTLDLQRLNLWQCAHLEFYEPDYGRFPALRLAFEALERGGTGPAVLNGANEVAVAAFLEEKISFLSIAAIVEQTLAQVNGGSDTDLDVLLAADREARRCAESLVATVAA; via the coding sequence ATGAAACGCCTTTCTGTCCTCGGTTCCACCGGCTCCATAGGAGTCAATGTCTTGTCTTTGGTGCGGCAGTTTCCGGACCGCTTTGACATCGTCGGGCTGGCTGCCGGTAAAAATCTCACCCTGCTCGCCGAGCAGGTGAGAGAGTTTCGGCCGCTGCTTATTTCCGTGCAGGATGAGGAACATGCGGAAAAAGCAGGCAAGCTCTTGCCTGAAGAGTATCGGGGAAGAATAGTATACGGGGTGGCCGGTATGGAGCAGGTGGCGGCATTGGCCGAGACCGACATGACGGTTTCCGCGGTGGTTGGGGCAGCCGGCCTGCTCCCTACCATCGCTGCCATCGAGGCGGGCAAGGACGTGGGGCTTGCTAACAAGGAAACCCTGGTGGTTGCCGGACGCCTGGTCATGGAGAAGGTTCGAGCCAAGGGTATCCGTCTATTACCGATCGATTCTGAACACAGCGCCATTTTTCAGGCTCTGGAAGCCGGCAGAAAAGAAGATGTGGCTCGTATCATTTTGACTGCTTCAGGCGGGCCGTTTCTCCATAAACGAACGGAAGAACTCGGCCGGGTGAGCCGCGATGAAGCTCTCAATCATCCGAACTGGAGTATGGGACCAAAAATCACCATCGATTCTGCCACGTTGATGAACAAGGGCCTGGAGGTCATTGAAGCTCGTTGGCTGTTCGATATGGTCCCGGCAACCATCAATGTGGTGGTGCACCCGCAATCGATTGTCCATTCTCTGGTCGAGTTTCGTGACGGCTCGGTTTTGGCACAGCTTGGTCTGCCGGACATGAGGATCCCGATCGCCTATGCCCTTTCTTACCCGGAACGCATGACGCTCGATCTGCAACGGTTGAACCTCTGGCAATGCGCTCATCTGGAGTTCTACGAGCCTGATTATGGGCGCTTCCCGGCTCTGCGGCTGGCATTCGAGGCATTGGAACGAGGGGGCACCGGTCCGGCGGTGCTTAACGGAGCCAACGAGGTGGCGGTGGCCGCCTTTCTCGAGGAGAAGATTTCTTTTTTGTCCATAGCTGCTATTGTCGAACAGACTCTTGCCCAGGTAAACGGCGGCAGCGATACCGACCTGGATGTTCTGCTGGCTGCCGATCGCGAAGCCAGGCGCTGCGCCGAATCCCTGGTTGCAACGGTGGCGGCGTGA
- a CDS encoding YkgJ family cysteine cluster protein, whose amino-acid sequence MTVEKVFPEGMKPLDNEPFTFRCHPGVACFTVCCRNVDLDLYPYDIIRLKRRLGFDSRTFLQNHTALVRGDNPHFPTVKLLLTDLNTEPACPFLTEQGCRVYDDRPTACRTYPLERAVDRSPNLRRLRDWYFLKKHPYCLGHQEPQENVLRQWIRNQRLEPYNLMNDLWAQVDSLFATNPFKGEGAGGPKQQLSFLACYNIDDFRSYAEQQHLFQRYPVDRDRRRRIARSDEELLKFAFEWLLHVLS is encoded by the coding sequence GTGACCGTTGAAAAAGTCTTTCCGGAAGGAATGAAGCCACTCGACAACGAGCCGTTTACCTTCCGTTGTCATCCCGGCGTTGCCTGTTTTACTGTCTGTTGCCGGAACGTCGATCTCGATCTCTACCCCTATGACATCATTCGTCTTAAACGAAGGCTCGGATTTGATTCACGGACCTTTTTGCAAAACCATACGGCGCTTGTTCGAGGCGACAACCCCCATTTCCCAACGGTAAAATTGCTCCTGACCGATCTGAACACCGAGCCAGCGTGCCCGTTTCTGACTGAACAAGGATGCCGCGTCTACGACGACCGGCCAACCGCCTGCCGAACCTATCCGCTTGAACGGGCGGTGGATCGGTCGCCTAACCTTCGTAGGCTCCGTGACTGGTATTTTCTGAAAAAGCACCCTTATTGCCTCGGTCATCAGGAACCACAGGAAAATGTATTGCGGCAGTGGATCAGAAACCAACGCCTGGAACCATACAATCTGATGAATGATTTATGGGCTCAAGTGGATAGCCTGTTCGCCACCAACCCATTTAAAGGTGAGGGGGCCGGCGGGCCCAAACAACAGCTTAGCTTCCTTGCCTGTTACAATATAGACGATTTTCGCTCGTATGCCGAACAGCAGCATCTTTTCCAACGGTACCCGGTTGATCGAGATCGGAGACGTCGCATCGCCAGAAGTGATGAAGAGTTGTTGAAGTTCGCCTTTGAGTGGCTGCTGCACGTCCTTTCCTGA
- a CDS encoding isoprenyl transferase — protein sequence MVRPDDLDPQRLPSHVAIVMDGNGRWAQQRKKPRIYGHKVGADSVRDIVQSSREIGIGHLTLYAFSAENWQRPAQEVSGLMNILKSYLVSELEEMEKNQIRLRCIGDIDRLPDGVRKVLLNSIERTADNTALTLNLALSYGARDEICRAARLLAQRCRDGELAVDSIDQQMIAGHLYTAGQPDPDLLIRTGGERRLSNFLLWQASYAEIYFTDIMWPDFRRDAYLQAIQDFQQRERRFGKTGDQVRRPPT from the coding sequence ATGGTCAGACCCGACGATCTCGACCCGCAACGATTGCCCAGCCATGTTGCCATTGTCATGGACGGCAACGGGCGTTGGGCGCAACAGCGGAAAAAGCCGCGTATATACGGACATAAAGTCGGCGCCGATTCGGTCCGAGATATTGTGCAAAGCTCGCGGGAGATCGGCATAGGTCATTTGACCCTATACGCCTTTTCCGCCGAGAACTGGCAGCGGCCGGCTCAGGAAGTGTCCGGTTTGATGAATATCCTCAAGTCTTATCTGGTATCCGAGCTTGAAGAGATGGAAAAGAACCAGATCCGACTCCGTTGTATCGGTGACATCGACCGGTTGCCCGATGGGGTGCGGAAAGTGCTGCTCAATTCCATTGAACGGACCGCCGACAATACTGCTCTGACGCTGAACCTGGCTTTGAGTTATGGGGCTCGTGACGAGATTTGCCGCGCGGCTCGATTGCTCGCACAACGCTGTCGAGACGGTGAGTTGGCGGTCGATTCCATCGATCAGCAGATGATTGCCGGTCACCTCTATACCGCCGGCCAGCCTGATCCGGATCTATTGATCCGCACCGGTGGTGAGCGACGCTTGTCCAATTTTCTTCTCTGGCAAGCATCCTACGCTGAGATTTATTTTACCGACATCATGTGGCCTGATTTCCGGCGAGATGCCTATCTGCAGGCGATTCAGGATTTTCAGCAGCGAGAGCGGCGGTTCGGTAAGACCGGAGACCAGGTGCGGAGGCCTCCCACGTGA
- the rpsB gene encoding 30S ribosomal protein S2, translating to MARASVKEMLQAGLHFGHQTRRWNPKMKPYIYGPRNGIYIINLDITRRLFDKACDFLQNEVGKGSSVLFVGTKRQAQAIIREEAKRCGMYYVDHRWLGGMLTNFQTIKTSIERLKTIESMQADGTINKFPKKEILKMEKERVKLERNVGGIKDMRSLPGAIFVIDPKAEAIAVSEARKLHIPVIAITDTNCDPDGIDYLIPGNDDAIKAIKLVSHYIAEAVLQGQAMRDGDSASDEAMEAAMVEASAELGEKQELVDEDDE from the coding sequence ATGGCACGTGCAAGTGTAAAAGAGATGCTGCAGGCAGGCCTGCATTTCGGTCATCAAACCAGGCGTTGGAATCCGAAGATGAAGCCGTACATCTACGGACCGCGCAATGGTATCTATATCATAAACCTCGATATCACTCGCCGGCTCTTCGACAAGGCCTGTGATTTCCTCCAGAATGAAGTCGGGAAAGGCAGCTCGGTCCTGTTCGTTGGAACCAAGCGTCAGGCGCAGGCAATTATTCGGGAAGAGGCCAAGCGTTGTGGCATGTACTATGTGGATCATCGCTGGCTCGGTGGTATGTTGACCAATTTCCAGACCATCAAGACCAGTATCGAACGCCTCAAGACCATCGAGTCAATGCAGGCCGACGGTACGATTAATAAATTCCCGAAAAAAGAGATCCTCAAGATGGAGAAAGAGCGGGTGAAACTTGAGCGCAATGTTGGCGGTATCAAAGACATGCGTTCCTTGCCCGGCGCCATCTTCGTCATCGATCCCAAGGCCGAAGCAATCGCGGTCAGTGAAGCCCGGAAATTGCACATTCCGGTCATTGCCATTACCGACACCAACTGTGATCCTGACGGTATCGATTATCTGATCCCCGGAAACGACGATGCCATCAAGGCCATCAAACTGGTCAGCCACTACATCGCTGAGGCTGTCCTGCAGGGGCAGGCTATGCGTGACGGTGACAGTGCCAGTGACGAGGCGATGGAAGCCGCCATGGTGGAAGCTTCCGCCGAGTTGGGAGAAAAGCAGGAGCTGGTGGACGAAGACGACGAGTGA
- the frr gene encoding ribosome recycling factor, producing the protein MSEVILEMAEKMEKSVDAYKVELSKVRTGRASLALLDDIRVNAYGSTMPLNQVGTLTIPESRTIAIQPWDPQVLPAIEKAILKSDIGLTPVSDGKVIRLNIPQLTEERRKELVKQVKKIAEEFRVAIRNLRRDAIDQLKKQKKDKEISEDDLFKLQDEAQSETDTYIAQIDEITAAKEKEMLDV; encoded by the coding sequence ATGAGCGAAGTGATATTGGAAATGGCTGAAAAAATGGAGAAGAGTGTCGATGCCTATAAGGTTGAACTGTCCAAGGTTCGCACTGGGCGCGCCTCGCTCGCCCTGCTCGATGATATCCGAGTGAACGCCTATGGCAGTACGATGCCGCTGAACCAGGTGGGTACCCTGACCATTCCCGAAAGCCGTACTATCGCCATCCAGCCGTGGGACCCCCAGGTTCTGCCCGCCATCGAGAAGGCGATCCTCAAATCTGATATCGGTTTGACACCGGTCAGCGACGGCAAGGTCATTCGACTCAACATCCCGCAGTTGACCGAAGAGCGACGTAAGGAACTGGTGAAACAGGTGAAAAAAATCGCTGAAGAGTTTCGTGTCGCCATTCGCAATCTTCGTCGTGATGCCATCGATCAGCTGAAAAAGCAGAAAAAGGATAAAGAAATTTCCGAAGACGATCTGTTCAAGCTGCAAGATGAGGCCCAGTCCGAGACTGACACCTATATTGCCCAGATCGACGAGATTACCGCAGCCAAAGAAAAAGAGATGCTCGACGTTTGA
- the rplQ gene encoding 50S ribosomal protein L17, producing the protein MRHAKSGRKLGRTSSHREAMFRNMVTSLFEHERIVTTEHKAKELRPIAEKMITLAKRGDLHARRQALSYIRSKSVVAKLFEQIKDQYAGRNGGYTRIIRTGNRLGDAAPMAIIELVDYQEKIEETEAKS; encoded by the coding sequence ATGAGACACGCTAAATCCGGAAGGAAACTTGGCCGTACCAGTTCGCATCGGGAAGCCATGTTCAGGAACATGGTAACCTCGTTGTTCGAGCACGAGCGCATTGTCACCACCGAGCACAAGGCCAAGGAACTGCGACCGATTGCAGAAAAAATGATCACCTTGGCCAAGCGGGGGGACCTCCACGCACGGCGCCAGGCGCTGAGCTACATTCGCAGCAAGAGTGTCGTTGCCAAACTCTTTGAGCAGATTAAAGACCAATATGCCGGTCGTAACGGTGGCTATACGCGGATCATTCGTACGGGAAATCGGCTCGGTGATGCCGCCCCCATGGCGATTATCGAACTGGTCGATTATCAGGAGAAGATCGAGGAGACTGAAGCCAAAAGTTGA
- the tsf gene encoding translation elongation factor Ts: MKVTSQMVKELRDKTSAGMMDCKKALNETDGDMEKAVDLLRQKGLAVAAKRAGRATSEGVIETYIHAGGKLGVMIELNCETDFVAKTDQFKELARDLAMHVAATNPVAIDRENVPDEVLSREKAIYVQQALESGKPENIVEKIVAGKVDKFLAEICLLEQKYVKNPDLSIQDLLTDCVGKMGENISIKRFCRFQIGVD; the protein is encoded by the coding sequence ATGAAAGTTACCAGCCAGATGGTCAAGGAACTGCGCGACAAGACAAGCGCAGGCATGATGGATTGCAAGAAAGCGCTGAACGAGACCGACGGCGATATGGAAAAGGCTGTCGATCTTCTGCGCCAGAAGGGGTTGGCGGTCGCTGCCAAGCGCGCCGGACGGGCGACTTCCGAGGGTGTTATCGAGACCTACATCCATGCCGGCGGTAAACTGGGAGTCATGATTGAGTTGAACTGTGAGACCGATTTTGTCGCCAAGACCGATCAGTTCAAAGAGCTCGCGCGCGATCTGGCCATGCATGTCGCTGCCACCAATCCGGTCGCCATCGACAGGGAAAACGTCCCTGATGAGGTACTGAGTCGCGAAAAGGCCATTTATGTTCAGCAGGCCTTGGAATCAGGCAAACCGGAGAACATTGTTGAAAAAATCGTGGCCGGGAAGGTCGATAAATTCCTCGCCGAGATTTGTCTGTTGGAACAGAAGTATGTCAAGAATCCTGATCTGAGCATCCAGGATCTCCTGACCGATTGTGTCGGTAAAATGGGAGAAAACATTTCCATTAAGCGATTCTGCCGTTTCCAGATCGGCGTGGATTGA
- a CDS encoding DNA-directed RNA polymerase subunit alpha: MTHAADENIPFYRNWHELIKPEKLEIDKDSRTNSFAKIVCQPLERGFATTIGNSLRRILLSSIQGAAITTVKIEGALHEFTTLKDVMEDVSEIILNIKQIRLKLNSDQSRKISIEKQGPGEVTARDIKPSAYVEILNPDQIICTLTGTTSFKADLTVEWGKGYLPAERQEQEDMVIGQIPIDAIFSPIRRVQYTVAQARVGQQTDYDKLTIEIETDGSVTPEDALAFAAKIMKDQMNIFINFNEDVAEPDLDQDSDKGLEPLNPYLDKPVEDLELSVRSANCLKNAEIYFIGDLAQKTDQEMLKTKNFGRKSLNEIKTLLADMGLTLGMKFDNWVRPSIPEKKKD; this comes from the coding sequence ATGACTCACGCTGCCGACGAGAACATACCTTTCTACCGGAATTGGCACGAGCTTATTAAGCCTGAAAAGCTTGAAATAGATAAGGACAGTCGTACCAACTCATTCGCCAAGATTGTCTGTCAGCCGCTGGAACGGGGATTTGCCACGACCATCGGCAATTCCTTGCGGCGGATTTTGCTTTCCTCGATACAGGGGGCAGCGATTACCACGGTGAAAATCGAGGGTGCTCTGCACGAGTTTACCACCCTTAAGGATGTGATGGAGGATGTGAGTGAAATCATCCTCAACATCAAGCAGATTCGCCTGAAGCTCAATTCCGACCAGTCTCGGAAGATCTCCATTGAGAAGCAGGGTCCCGGCGAGGTGACGGCCAGAGACATCAAACCGTCTGCGTATGTGGAAATCTTGAATCCTGACCAGATTATCTGCACGCTGACCGGCACCACCAGTTTCAAGGCCGATTTGACGGTCGAATGGGGGAAAGGCTACTTGCCGGCCGAGCGACAGGAGCAGGAGGATATGGTCATCGGTCAGATTCCTATTGATGCCATTTTCTCACCTATTCGACGTGTGCAATATACCGTTGCCCAGGCTCGAGTCGGTCAGCAGACCGATTATGACAAACTGACCATTGAAATCGAGACCGACGGCAGTGTTACGCCTGAGGACGCCCTCGCTTTTGCTGCCAAGATCATGAAGGATCAGATGAACATCTTCATCAATTTCAATGAAGATGTGGCAGAGCCGGATTTGGACCAGGATTCGGATAAGGGGTTGGAACCTCTCAACCCGTATCTGGACAAACCGGTTGAAGACCTCGAGTTGTCCGTTCGTTCAGCCAACTGTCTGAAAAATGCCGAAATCTACTTCATTGGCGATCTGGCGCAAAAAACCGATCAGGAGATGCTCAAAACGAAGAATTTCGGACGTAAGTCGCTCAACGAGATCAAGACGTTACTGGCAGATATGGGATTGACCTTAGGGATGAAGTTCGACAACTGGGTTCGACCGAGCATCCCTGAGAAGAAAAAAGATTGA
- the pyrH gene encoding UMP kinase translates to MQLVYRRILLKLSGEALMGDDSYGINTGVLDFVAGEIKEVVEAGVEVGLVIGAGNIFRGVAGASKGMDRATADNMGMLATVMNSLAMQDALERIGVDTRVQSAIPMQSICEPYIRRRAVRHLEKGRTVIFAAGTGNPYFTTDSAGVLRALEINADVIIKATKVDGVYDCDPVKHAEAVKYERLTYEDVLTRGLRVMDAAGIALAKEDRKPILVMNMKVPGNIKKAVFGEPVGTVISC, encoded by the coding sequence ATGCAGCTTGTCTATCGGCGCATTTTGTTGAAGTTGAGCGGGGAAGCCCTGATGGGCGACGATTCTTATGGGATCAATACCGGTGTTCTGGATTTTGTCGCCGGGGAAATCAAAGAGGTGGTTGAGGCCGGTGTGGAGGTTGGGCTGGTGATCGGCGCCGGTAATATTTTCCGGGGCGTTGCCGGGGCCAGCAAAGGCATGGACCGGGCCACCGCCGATAATATGGGCATGTTGGCCACGGTCATGAACAGCCTGGCCATGCAGGATGCGCTGGAGCGGATCGGCGTCGATACCAGGGTCCAGTCGGCAATACCGATGCAGTCGATCTGTGAGCCGTACATTCGTCGACGGGCCGTCCGGCATCTGGAAAAGGGCAGAACCGTCATCTTCGCCGCTGGCACCGGCAACCCTTACTTCACCACTGATTCCGCTGGCGTTTTGAGAGCATTGGAAATTAATGCCGATGTTATCATCAAGGCTACCAAAGTCGACGGGGTCTATGACTGCGACCCGGTCAAACACGCCGAGGCCGTCAAATATGAGCGACTCACCTACGAGGACGTGCTGACTCGTGGCTTGCGGGTCATGGATGCCGCCGGCATAGCGTTGGCCAAGGAGGACCGGAAACCGATCCTGGTCATGAACATGAAAGTTCCCGGCAATATCAAAAAAGCCGTGTTCGGCGAGCCGGTTGGAACCGTGATCAGCTGTTAG
- the rseP gene encoding RIP metalloprotease RseP codes for MNTLVSFIVVLGVLIFVHELGHFLFAKLFRVKVLKFSLGFGPKLISKVSGETEYLISAIPLGGYVKMLGEHPDEARSGEQSDRSFAGKPVWQRFCIVLAGPLFNLLFSVVLFFAIFLVMGMPENRDSTVIGEVAAASAAEQAGLKPGDRILSIDGRPAQQWLDVLNAVKDSEGRELSMVVRRGGDELPLTVVPQLDSVKNIFGEEQEKRYMIGIVKEDLIEYRPAGFFEALGAAFWQTWMFIYLTFMGVVKMIQKVIPASELGGPILIAQLAGEQARAGWLNLAHFMGLLSVNLGILNLLPIPILDGGHLVFLTIEGIRRKPLSERLQIVAQQVGIALLGTLMVFVFYNDIIRLFSN; via the coding sequence ATGAATACGCTTGTTTCCTTTATTGTTGTTCTTGGCGTCCTGATCTTTGTTCATGAGCTGGGCCATTTCCTCTTTGCTAAACTGTTTCGGGTAAAAGTACTCAAATTTTCTCTGGGGTTCGGTCCGAAGCTGATCAGCAAGGTTTCCGGGGAAACCGAGTATCTTATCTCCGCCATTCCGTTGGGCGGATACGTGAAAATGCTCGGCGAGCATCCCGATGAGGCGCGATCGGGAGAACAGAGCGACCGATCCTTTGCCGGCAAGCCGGTCTGGCAACGCTTCTGCATCGTGCTGGCCGGACCATTGTTCAACCTCTTGTTTTCGGTGGTTCTGTTCTTTGCTATTTTTCTGGTCATGGGAATGCCGGAGAACCGTGATAGTACAGTGATCGGAGAGGTGGCGGCAGCGTCTGCCGCTGAACAGGCCGGTCTCAAGCCCGGCGACCGGATCCTGAGCATCGACGGTCGACCCGCCCAGCAATGGCTCGATGTCCTCAACGCGGTCAAGGACAGTGAGGGACGCGAACTGTCTATGGTTGTCCGCCGCGGCGGCGATGAACTCCCCCTGACCGTGGTGCCGCAGCTGGACAGCGTGAAAAACATCTTTGGCGAGGAACAGGAAAAGCGGTACATGATCGGCATCGTCAAGGAGGACTTGATCGAGTATCGCCCGGCCGGATTTTTTGAGGCCCTGGGGGCGGCCTTCTGGCAGACTTGGATGTTCATCTACCTGACCTTCATGGGAGTGGTGAAGATGATCCAGAAGGTTATTCCCGCTTCCGAGCTGGGCGGTCCGATTTTGATTGCCCAGCTTGCCGGTGAGCAGGCCCGGGCAGGATGGCTCAACCTGGCGCATTTCATGGGGCTGCTGAGCGTCAATTTAGGTATCCTCAACCTGTTGCCGATCCCCATCCTGGACGGCGGCCATCTGGTATTTCTGACCATTGAGGGCATCCGCCGCAAACCCCTGAGCGAGCGGTTGCAGATCGTTGCTCAGCAGGTGGGTATCGCGCTGCTTGGCACGCTGATGGTGTTCGTCTTTTACAATGATATAATCAGATTGTTCAGCAACTGA
- a CDS encoding phosphatidate cytidylyltransferase gives MKRVVPGLVLAAGWLLLLLTGSFLLFWAAVVLIGMLGGREYLRMTMPHDLFALDRVVLTVVLCVPVLTAVFAGSPRFTPSFGLFLGFCGLVMFVFYHFGRFNNPLRILYRCVLGLVFIGFLASHLVLLRQLPDGAHWLAILTAITAGSDTAAYLVGSRWGRRKMCPQISPKKTVEGALGGIAGGVGAAILLFLFFPVAWAWWVILVLAFGLSLVGMAGDLLESAIKRGTGSKDSGRLLAGHGGVLDRIDSLFLSAPVLYYLLIFAGY, from the coding sequence GTGAAACGAGTTGTTCCTGGACTAGTGCTGGCTGCCGGTTGGTTGCTGTTGCTATTGACTGGTTCCTTCCTGTTGTTCTGGGCGGCGGTAGTGCTGATTGGGATGCTCGGCGGCCGCGAATATCTGCGGATGACCATGCCGCACGACCTGTTTGCGCTCGATCGGGTGGTGCTCACGGTGGTTCTCTGTGTTCCGGTCCTGACTGCGGTTTTTGCCGGTTCTCCCCGTTTTACCCCGTCTTTCGGATTGTTTCTTGGGTTCTGCGGCCTGGTCATGTTCGTCTTCTACCACTTCGGCAGATTCAACAACCCACTACGCATTCTCTATCGGTGCGTTCTCGGGTTGGTCTTCATCGGTTTTCTTGCCTCGCACCTGGTGCTCCTTCGTCAATTGCCCGACGGTGCCCACTGGCTGGCGATTTTGACTGCTATTACCGCCGGGTCCGATACGGCGGCCTATCTGGTCGGAAGTCGCTGGGGACGGCGAAAGATGTGCCCGCAGATCAGCCCGAAAAAGACTGTGGAAGGGGCGCTCGGAGGCATTGCCGGCGGTGTTGGAGCCGCCATACTGTTGTTTCTGTTTTTTCCCGTCGCCTGGGCCTGGTGGGTCATCCTGGTTTTGGCCTTCGGCTTGTCCCTCGTAGGTATGGCCGGTGATCTGCTCGAATCGGCCATCAAACGGGGGACCGGCAGCAAAGACTCCGGCCGCCTGCTTGCCGGTCACGGCGGCGTTCTCGATCGTATCGATTCGCTCTTCCTCTCTGCGCCGGTGCTCTATTACCTGTTGATCTTTGCTGGTTATTGA